The genomic stretch CCACGCCTTGCCGCCGCCGGGACCGATCCAGGTCGAGATCCAGGCCGTCCTCGCGAGCAACTCGGGCGTCTGCGATCCGCGCGTCGCGCAGCTGAAGGCGCGGCTGCGCCGGCTCGCCGGCTTCCGCAACTACCAGCTCCTCGTCACCATCACGCGCACGCTGCCGTGGCGCGAGACGCAGGTGATCCCGCTGCCGGGCGAGCGCACCATCGTCCTCCAGCCGAAGATGATCGACCGCGGGCGGATCGTGATGCAGGTCCGCCTCCTCGAGCAGAGCCGGCAGTTCCTGCAGACCACCTTGCGCCTTCCGAACCAACACACCATGGTGTTCTCGATGGGGCACGACGGCGTGCTGGGCGGTCTCGAGCCGGCCGAGGCGGGCAGCGCCCCTGGTCCGGGAAGCTCGGACAGCGCCTATCTGGTGCTTCTCAAGGCCGAGCATCCGAGCGCGGAGCACTGACGACGGCGATGACGACGTGGCTCGAGGAGGTCGGACGGCAGCTGAGCGGTGTTGCCGACGCGCTGTGGGGCGAGGTGAGCGAGCGTGGCGTGATGCCGCTGCTCCAGCCCGTGGCGCCGTGGAATCAGCCGGAGTTCCTCCAGCCGGCGGTGGCCCTCGGCGGGCTGCTCTCGATCGCGTTGCTCTCGGGGCTTGCGGTGACGGCCCTGGGGACGCTGGTGGTGACGCTGTTCGCGCTCTGGATGCTGCTGGTCGAGGTGTTCGGCGTGTCCGTCGAGCTGAACCCGCTCGGGGCGGCGGCGTCGCGCTGACGTCCCGCGTCCGCGGGGCCGCTCGCTTCGCGTCGTTCCGCCTGCACGACGCTGCCGATCCCGCTCTGCGTGCCCCGGCGATCTAGTGTCCCGAGTCTGAAGTTCGTCACCAAATCTCGGGCGGTCTCACGCCGCCCGGCTGCGTTGCGTCTCCTCACCATGGCGACGGCCATGCCTCGTCGTCGCGCCTCGCCGGGCGGCGCGATCCCGCCCGATCTTTGGCAACGAACTTCGGACTCGGGACACTAGTCGCCGAGCGTCGACCAGTCGACGGTCCAGAAGTCGGGGACGGGGGGCCGGAGCTCGGTGTGACCGCCGAAGCAGGAGAAGCTCGGGCGGTGGGTGAGGCGTTCGCGGAGGAGGTGGAGGTGCTCCTCGACGCTCTGGCCGGGGGCGGGGGCGCCGACGTCGAGACGTTTCATGCCGCCGCATTTGCGGCAGGTGACGTCCACGCGCATCGGCGTCCCGCTCCCGGTGCTACTGCTTCATCGCGGCGGCGAGGATGCGCGAGGTCGACGGACGCATGATGCGCGGGTCGACTTCCTTGCCTGCCTGGAGCGTCTGGCGGACGTCCTTGCCGGAGATCGAGACCGGCTTCTCGCCGGGGTGGTTGTCGGTGAGGTCGACGCGACCCATCGACTCGTAGAACGCCGCGAATCCGACCTTCAGCGGCTGGATCTTCAGGTCGCCGCCGAGCTTCGAGAAGATCTCCTGCGCGTCGAAGTCGCCCCAGATGGCGGAGCCGTCGGCGTAGGGCGCGTCGGCGTGCTTGCGGCCGATGACGATGTCGGTGAAGCCGAAGTTCTGGCGGTAGATGCCGTGCATCACGGCTTCCTTCGGGCCGCCGTAGAACATCTTGATGTCGAGCCCGAGCAGCAGGACGCGGTCCGGCACCGACTCGTTGCGTGGGCCCCACAGCGCGGCGTCGCTGTCGCCCTCGCCGAGGCCGCGCTGCGTGATCAGCGCTTCATAGGTCTGCATGCGCACGGCGGCGTTCACGTCGTCGCCCTTGGTCTCGCCGACGAGCGGGTTCAAGACGGCGCCGGCGTCGTGCCCCTGGCGGATCAGGGTCTCGAGGCCGTAGACGAGCGCGTACTCGTGCGCACGGTGGAGCGGGTTGCGCGTCTGGAACGCGACCACGCGCTTCCAGCCCTTCTCGCGGAACAGCGCGCGGACCTCACGCGGCGAGAGCACGTACTTGCCGAACGCCGGGTTCTTCGGCTGCGGCAGGACGCGGATCGTGCCGCCGACGAGGTGCGTCTTGTCGGCGTCGTTCCTGAGCACCATGTCGGCGCCCGGATGATCGGTGCGCTCGGTGCCGTAGACATTCTTCAGGTAGCGGGGCTTGTCCCACGCGAACACCGACGTGACGTCGAGCGTTGCGACGAGCTCGCCCGCCGCATTGGTGAGCGCGACGGTCTGGCCGGGCTCGATCGTGCCGGCGAGCGCGCTGGTCACCGGCAGCGAGATCGGAATCGTCCAGGCGTACTTGGCGCCGTTCGACTCGATGCACGCCTCGTCGAGCACGCGGTCGTAGGTCGCCTGGTCCATCGGGCCCCGCAGCGGGCTCAGGCCGCCGTCGCCGAAACGGTAGACGCTGGAGAGATCGGCGTCGGAGACGGGCACCTTCGGCAGGGACGCGGCCTTGTCGCGGAAGGCGGCCTGCTCGGCGGTCGGCACGGTGAGATCGAGCGGCTCGGTGAGTCCACCATGGGGCGGGATGAGATCGGGCATACGGCTGTCCTTTCTTCCTGGTCTCGGTGTGTCGAAACCGTGCAGGCTAGGGGAATCGGGTGGCCGGCTCAAACGCGCCGGCCGTGCTCAGAGGTGGGCCGAGTCGAACGACTCGCTGACGCTACGGACCCGGAGACGGCGGCGCAGGCGGGCGAGCCCGCGAGCGGCGAGGGCGCCCAGGCCCGAACGGGTGAACGACTGGACCGCCACCGAGAGCCGGGCGTCCTCGCCCGCGGCGAAGCGCGCCTCGAGCGGGGTCACGCCGAGCGTCAGGTCGCGCAGCCAGCTGGTCGGGATGCCGCGCTCGCGGACGCGCCGGAACAGGTGCTGGAGCACCGGCGTCAGCGCCTCCGGGTCGAGCCTGCGGGTGGCCGGCGTGCGGCGCACGACGATCACCGGCTGAACGTCCGCTTCGACCAGGGTGTCGACGGCGGTCACGAGCGTCTGCGGGTCGTCGAGGCCCGCCACGAGCTCCGTCCAGACGGTGCCGCGCGGGAAGACGGTCGCGGCGTGGGCGAGGGCTTCGAGGTAGCGATCGCGGCCGATGTAGCGTGCCCGCCCGACGCAGTGTCGTCCCAGCTGCTCGGCGTCGAAGACCTCGAGGTTGTAGCTGATGGCGTCGACGCCCATGGCGTACGTGCGGTCGATCCAGCGCAGGTCGCGCGGCGGATGCGTCTGCACGACGACGAGCGTGTCGAAGTGCTTGCGCACCGCCTCGATGAGCGGGGTCAGATGGGCGATGCCGCCGTCGTCCGCATCGAAGACGCTCGAGTTGAACAGGACCAGCTCGGCGGCGCCCTCGTCGAACGCGGCGCGTACGACCTCGACGACGTCGGCGGGCGTGACGTCGCCGTGCGCAGTGCCGCGCGCGCCCTCGGTACAGAAGCGGCACGGCGCGCCGGCGGCGGAGAAGCCGCACGCACCGCCCGGGTGCACGACGAGATGCGTGCCGTGCACGGTCGCGAGACTTTGCATCGGGATGCCGCGGCCGGTCCGTTCGTTCGCGAAACGCGGCGTCCGCCCGGGGCGTACCTCGAGCCGAACGTCGGCCCGGCGCAGGTCGGAGAGGAAATAGCGGCCGGACTCGGCGGCGAGGCGATAGGGCGTTGCGCTGTCGGCACCGTCGAGCGGCGCGGCGACCTGCATGCCGTCGGGTAGCACGAGGTCGATGGTGTCGGGAGGTCGTCCCGCTGCCAGCACGCCGGCGCTGGAGTCGAGCTGGAGCCCGCCCGCGGCGACGCCGAGCTTCCAGCGCAGAGGGTCGGTCGCCGCGCTCACGCGTCGGCTCCGCAGCGCCCGCAGACGCCGGTGGCCTCGAGCGGTCCGGCGAACGTGCCGGCGACGAGGTCGAGATGCTGTACCCGGCCCATGCCCGGCTCGAGCAGGAGGGCATAGAGGGCCTCGGCCGCGACGAGGGCCCCGAGGGCCATGGGGGCGACGTGGCGCAGCGCGCCGGTGGCGGTGGCGTCCGCCGACGGCGTCGTGGCGCCGCTCGGCGCCGGATCCCAGCAGTGGCCGCAAGGCCGCCCGACGAGCGTCGCGACCGCCCCCACGGTGCCGATGCCGTGTCCGCACACGAGCGGGACGCCGGTCATGAGCGCATGGTCGGCGAGGCGTGCGCGGGTCGTCGGGTCGTCCGAGACGTCGACCAGGACGGTCGCGTCGCCCGCGTCCTCGACCAGTATCGGCCCGGCGCGCTGCACGAGGATGCGTGCGAGCGCCGCGGCCGGGCCGTCGCCCGCCACGACGACGTGGGCGGCGTTGAGGAGATCCTGTCCCGTGCCGCCCACCTCGGGCAGCAGGATCTGACGGCTCCAGCGCTCGATCGCGGCGTCGTCCAGCATCTATTCGATCACGTTCTTCTCGATCGGCTCGACGGTCACGCCCTGCTCGCGCAGCCAGGCGATACCGCGCTCGATGGCGTCCTTGGCGCCGTCGAGCTCGATCGCGATGATGCCGATGTCCTCGTTGACGCTCGCCTGGCGGATGTTGAAGACCAGATCGAACTGGCGGCTCAGCTGGTAGATGAGCGGCTCCTTCACGAGACGGCTCGGGTAGGTGAGGTACAGCTTGGTTTTGTGCTGCGGACGGCTCGTGCCGCCGCGTGCGAGACGCGGGGATCGGCTCATCGCTTCTGCCACCCGAGCCAGAGGTTCGTGGAGAGATAGCGATCGCCGAAATCCGGGAACAGCACGACCACGGTGCCCTCCTCGAGGTCACGCGCCACC from bacterium encodes the following:
- a CDS encoding NIL domain-containing protein, which produces MSRSPRLARGGTSRPQHKTKLYLTYPSRLVKEPLIYQLSRQFDLVFNIRQASVNEDIGIIAIELDGAKDAIERGIAWLREQGVTVEPIEKNVIE
- a CDS encoding sulfate adenylyltransferase, with protein sequence MPDLIPPHGGLTEPLDLTVPTAEQAAFRDKAASLPKVPVSDADLSSVYRFGDGGLSPLRGPMDQATYDRVLDEACIESNGAKYAWTIPISLPVTSALAGTIEPGQTVALTNAAGELVATLDVTSVFAWDKPRYLKNVYGTERTDHPGADMVLRNDADKTHLVGGTIRVLPQPKNPAFGKYVLSPREVRALFREKGWKRVVAFQTRNPLHRAHEYALVYGLETLIRQGHDAGAVLNPLVGETKGDDVNAAVRMQTYEALITQRGLGEGDSDAALWGPRNESVPDRVLLLGLDIKMFYGGPKEAVMHGIYRQNFGFTDIVIGRKHADAPYADGSAIWGDFDAQEIFSKLGGDLKIQPLKVGFAAFYESMGRVDLTDNHPGEKPVSISGKDVRQTLQAGKEVDPRIMRPSTSRILAAAMKQ